The proteins below come from a single Pyramidobacter porci genomic window:
- a CDS encoding ABC transporter ATP-binding protein, with translation MKEKGSKPLYRRLAALLLPYRAKLGCAFVCMVGAGLCAAIPAWLMKNVVDGVLIRKDYAMLNVLVVSLVVLFVFKAVFTYGQKYLMGWVGQKVVMDMRVAAYAHLQTLSLKFINDKRVGELLSRVTNDANMLQMTVTNVAVDLVVQGVSCAAMLSYCLYLNWKLMLYTLLILPLVVLVLKSAAEILRKVGRRMQQCVADLSAVAEEALSAIRIVRAFATEDLELSRFKESNRQNFDVIIQGVKINAALNGAVEVLLIVALALILWLGGRQVLDDIMSPGELIAFLGSLGFLASPINNFTRAVSQLQFGFAAAERIFSLLDNDDRVVTPPGAVVLKRLRGEVRFENVWFSYEPEQWILKDLNLTVRPGEKIAVVGATGAGKSTLVDLVQRFYDPQKGTVFIDGHDVKNVDLQSLRTQIGVVPQDPVLMKGSIAFNIAYGYEAKKSEIEEAAVIAGISEFIDSLPDKYDTEVGIRGVTVSGGQRQRIAIARAIVRNPRIIILDEATSSLDAAVERQIQEAMDRAMEGRTSFIIAHRLSTIINADRILYLENGHIIEEGTHEELLRKNGAYQKLFSLQYGAGHP, from the coding sequence ATGAAAGAGAAAGGAAGTAAGCCTCTCTATCGTCGACTGGCGGCACTCCTTTTGCCTTACAGGGCAAAATTGGGATGCGCTTTCGTCTGTATGGTCGGCGCCGGGCTCTGCGCGGCGATCCCCGCCTGGCTGATGAAGAACGTCGTCGACGGCGTGCTGATACGCAAGGATTACGCGATGCTGAACGTGTTGGTCGTCTCGCTGGTGGTCCTTTTTGTCTTCAAGGCCGTATTTACTTACGGCCAAAAGTATCTGATGGGCTGGGTCGGGCAAAAGGTCGTCATGGATATGCGAGTGGCCGCTTACGCTCATCTGCAAACTTTGTCGCTGAAGTTCATCAACGACAAACGCGTGGGCGAGCTCTTGTCGCGAGTCACCAACGACGCCAACATGCTGCAGATGACCGTCACGAACGTCGCCGTGGATCTTGTCGTTCAGGGCGTCTCATGCGCGGCGATGCTTTCCTATTGCCTCTATCTGAACTGGAAGCTGATGCTCTATACGCTTTTGATCCTGCCGCTCGTCGTCCTCGTGTTGAAGAGCGCTGCGGAGATTCTCCGCAAGGTCGGACGCCGTATGCAGCAGTGTGTCGCCGATCTCTCCGCGGTAGCCGAGGAAGCTCTTTCGGCGATTCGCATCGTGCGGGCTTTTGCGACAGAGGATCTGGAACTTTCCCGTTTCAAGGAAAGCAACCGGCAGAATTTTGACGTCATCATTCAGGGCGTCAAGATCAACGCGGCTCTGAACGGCGCCGTCGAGGTCCTTCTCATTGTGGCGCTCGCTCTGATCCTCTGGCTGGGAGGCCGCCAGGTTCTCGACGATATCATGTCACCCGGCGAATTGATCGCCTTTCTCGGGTCGTTGGGCTTTCTGGCCTCGCCGATCAACAATTTTACGCGCGCCGTCAGTCAGCTCCAGTTCGGTTTCGCGGCGGCGGAGCGGATCTTCAGCCTTCTCGACAACGACGACCGGGTCGTGACACCGCCCGGTGCGGTCGTTTTGAAGCGCCTGCGAGGCGAAGTGCGTTTTGAAAACGTATGGTTCAGCTACGAGCCGGAACAATGGATCTTGAAAGATTTGAATCTGACGGTTCGTCCCGGAGAAAAGATCGCCGTCGTCGGGGCCACGGGCGCCGGCAAGTCGACGCTCGTCGATCTGGTGCAGCGCTTTTACGATCCGCAGAAGGGAACGGTTTTCATCGACGGGCACGACGTCAAGAACGTCGACCTCCAAAGCCTGCGCACTCAGATCGGCGTGGTGCCGCAGGATCCGGTTCTGATGAAAGGCTCCATCGCCTTCAACATCGCCTACGGATATGAAGCGAAAAAAAGCGAGATCGAAGAAGCGGCCGTCATCGCCGGCATCTCCGAATTTATCGATTCTCTCCCCGACAAATACGACACGGAAGTGGGGATCCGCGGCGTTACCGTGAGCGGCGGCCAGCGGCAGAGGATCGCCATCGCGCGGGCGATCGTCCGCAATCCCCGCATCATCATTCTCGACGAAGCCACCTCGTCGCTGGACGCCGCCGTGGAGCGACAGATCCAGGAGGCGATGGACCGCGCCATGGAAGGGCGTACGTCGTTTATCATCGCTCATCGGCTTTCGACGATCATCAACGCGGATCGCATCCTTTACCTCGAGAACGGGCATATCATCGAAGAGGGGACTCACGAGGAGCTCCTTCGCAAGAACGGGGCCTATCAAAAACTCTTTTCGCTCCAGTACGGAGCCGGGCATCCATGA
- the kdsA gene encoding 3-deoxy-8-phosphooctulonate synthase produces MKKIEIGDFVVGGDRLTLIAGPCALESLELGLEVGRKTQALCKKLGLNYIFKASYDKANRTSISSPRGPGLEKGLQWLARIKSELGAPILTDIHESWQAAPVAEVADVLQIPAFLCRQTDLLVAAAKTGRAVNVKKAQFLSAWDMKSVLGKLTEAGNDRVMLCERGTTMGYNQLVVDMRSLVIMRSLGAPVVFDATHSVQMPGGMGNSSGGDRRFALPLARAAVGIGVDALFLEVHPQPEKAMSDGPNMVPLDLLEKFLEPVCAIDRLVRSGIGPVSLDWCER; encoded by the coding sequence ATGAAGAAGATAGAAATTGGAGATTTTGTGGTCGGAGGCGACCGGCTCACCTTGATTGCAGGCCCCTGCGCCTTGGAAAGCCTGGAACTCGGACTGGAAGTCGGCAGAAAAACTCAGGCTCTGTGCAAGAAACTTGGGCTCAATTATATTTTCAAGGCCTCGTACGACAAGGCGAACCGCACTTCGATTTCCAGCCCGCGCGGCCCCGGCCTCGAGAAAGGGCTCCAATGGCTGGCGCGGATCAAGTCCGAGCTGGGGGCGCCCATCCTGACGGACATCCACGAGTCGTGGCAGGCCGCTCCCGTCGCTGAAGTCGCCGACGTGCTGCAGATCCCGGCTTTCTTGTGCCGTCAGACCGATCTTCTGGTGGCCGCCGCCAAAACCGGACGGGCGGTCAACGTCAAAAAAGCGCAGTTTCTTTCCGCCTGGGACATGAAATCCGTGCTGGGCAAGCTGACGGAAGCCGGCAACGATCGCGTCATGCTGTGCGAGCGGGGCACGACGATGGGCTACAATCAGCTGGTCGTCGACATGCGCTCTCTCGTGATCATGCGCTCTCTGGGCGCGCCCGTCGTTTTCGACGCCACTCACAGCGTGCAGATGCCCGGCGGCATGGGAAACAGCTCCGGCGGCGACCGGCGCTTCGCTTTGCCGCTGGCCCGCGCGGCCGTCGGCATCGGCGTGGACGCTTTGTTCCTTGAAGTCCATCCGCAGCCGGAAAAAGCGATGAGCGACGGGCCGAACATGGTGCCGCTGGATCTTTTGGAGAAATTCCTCGAACCGGTCTGCGCCATCGACCGCCTTGTCAGAAGCGGCATCGGCCCTGTCTCCCTGGACTGGTGCGAACGATGA
- a CDS encoding KpsF/GutQ family sugar-phosphate isomerase translates to MTLPSDRQPEKLSDEELLEAGCQVLRHEAEELVRAADRFGPELVQAARLLEACKGRIVVSGIGKAGHIGRKIAATLSSLGTPSFFLQSSEAAHGDLGMVRHEDVALLISNSGKTAEVVALLPFFRRIGAPVIAISGDADSPLALGADIFLDSSIEREADPLNLAPTSSTTLQLAIGDALGAMVTLLRGLKKEDFALFHPAGSLGKKLLLRVCDVMNTSGSLPVVSHETLVKDALFEITSKNYGATSVVDDEGFLVGIFTDGDLRRLIAKEGIRCLDRRVEDVMICSPRIIAPEALAAEAVHVMEKLEISVLIVVDKDRRPVGMVHIHELLQSGVA, encoded by the coding sequence ATGACGCTGCCGTCGGATCGGCAGCCGGAAAAGCTCTCGGACGAAGAACTGCTCGAAGCGGGCTGCCAAGTGCTGCGGCACGAGGCGGAAGAACTTGTCCGCGCGGCCGATCGTTTCGGGCCGGAGCTCGTACAGGCCGCCCGTCTGCTGGAAGCCTGCAAGGGGAGGATCGTCGTCTCCGGCATCGGCAAAGCGGGGCACATCGGGCGCAAGATCGCGGCGACTCTTTCGTCGCTGGGAACGCCTTCTTTCTTTCTCCAGTCCAGCGAGGCGGCGCACGGCGATCTCGGCATGGTCCGCCACGAAGACGTGGCGCTGCTGATCAGCAACAGCGGCAAGACGGCGGAAGTCGTCGCCCTGCTGCCGTTTTTCCGCCGCATCGGCGCGCCGGTCATCGCCATTTCGGGTGACGCCGATTCGCCGCTGGCGCTGGGGGCGGATATTTTTCTGGACTCTTCGATCGAACGCGAGGCGGATCCTCTCAATCTGGCGCCGACCAGCAGCACGACCCTGCAGCTGGCCATCGGCGACGCGCTGGGAGCGATGGTGACGCTGCTGCGCGGCCTGAAAAAAGAGGACTTCGCCCTGTTTCATCCGGCCGGCTCGCTGGGGAAAAAGCTTTTGCTGCGCGTGTGCGACGTGATGAACACGAGCGGTTCCCTGCCGGTCGTCTCGCACGAAACTCTGGTCAAGGACGCCTTGTTCGAGATCACCAGCAAAAATTACGGCGCTACCAGCGTCGTCGACGACGAGGGCTTTCTCGTTGGCATCTTCACCGACGGCGATCTGAGGCGGCTGATCGCCAAAGAGGGGATCCGTTGTCTGGACCGCAGAGTCGAAGACGTGATGATCTGCTCGCCGCGCATCATCGCTCCCGAAGCGCTTGCCGCGGAGGCGGTGCACGTCATGGAAAAACTCGAGATCTCCGTTCTGATCGTCGTCGACAAGGACCGCCGTCCCGTGGGAATGGTGCACATTCACGAGCTGCTTCAAAGCGGCGTCGCCTGA
- the kdsB gene encoding 3-deoxy-manno-octulosonate cytidylyltransferase, with translation MKTIGIIPARWGSSRLPGKPLADLCGKPVIQHVYEQCLKARSLARVIVATDDERILNAVVAFGGEAEMTASDHPNGTSRVAEVAARVECDYVINIQGDEPMLDPRVIDQLADVLIHAGEPMATLSVPFASAAEAADPNNVKVVVDQKGRALYFSRSVIPFARCGTPVVSKHIGIYGYRKDFLPVYLRLTETPLAEAESLEQLRALEHGYDIVVAVSAYPDRGVGINTPHDLELARKLMSEKS, from the coding sequence ATGAAAACGATCGGAATCATTCCGGCCCGATGGGGCTCCAGCCGCCTGCCCGGCAAGCCGCTTGCCGATCTCTGCGGCAAGCCAGTCATTCAGCACGTCTATGAGCAGTGCCTGAAAGCCCGCTCTCTGGCGCGGGTGATCGTCGCCACCGACGACGAGAGGATCCTGAACGCCGTTGTCGCGTTCGGCGGAGAAGCCGAGATGACGGCTTCCGACCATCCCAACGGCACCAGCCGCGTCGCCGAGGTCGCCGCGCGCGTGGAGTGCGACTACGTCATCAACATTCAGGGCGACGAACCGATGCTCGACCCGCGCGTGATCGACCAGCTTGCCGACGTTCTGATCCATGCCGGCGAGCCGATGGCGACGCTCTCCGTTCCTTTTGCCTCCGCGGCGGAGGCGGCCGATCCGAACAATGTCAAAGTCGTCGTCGATCAAAAAGGGCGAGCTTTGTATTTCAGCCGTAGCGTCATTCCCTTCGCGCGCTGCGGGACGCCCGTCGTCTCCAAACACATCGGCATTTACGGCTACCGCAAAGATTTTCTGCCCGTTTATCTGCGCCTTACGGAAACGCCGCTTGCCGAAGCGGAAAGCCTCGAACAGCTTCGCGCCCTGGAACACGGCTACGACATCGTCGTCGCCGTTTCCGCGTATCCCGACCGCGGCGTGGGAATCAACACGCCTCATGATTTGGAGCTGGCGCGAAAGCTGATGAGCGAAAAAAGCTGA
- a CDS encoding ELM1/GtrOC1 family putative glycosyltransferase yields MDLRPLLILLNESTRGHIVQSRGIRDRMQKLADFEAVEFDVPRLHGAARIKALKLLARRLPKATPQGAERWLLRAGGKELLDRMALVNPERRSLLFLSAGSTAAPYCLALAKRFSGKSCVVMTPSVLGTKPFDMAVVPKHDGRRGDNVLVTLGAPNSISPELLESQSRELLSDYPPHQKDAWGVLIGGDDLNYSIAPLWVNKVLPTLLNAAADANVDLYITTSRRTQAATEMEIAKLCGDTSVVRMLLLASQDSRNPVPGILGHCSRVFCTEDSVSMISEAVTAGVQTAVITVGHHHGVKRLLQEVTEWLVDARLLSTKRLWGVPRFNRMIEDFENQNYLCLVTPRNLDDDLRHFLERPLDGMKGFNEAEKAARWILNRWLP; encoded by the coding sequence ATGGATTTGAGACCGCTTTTGATACTTCTTAACGAAAGTACCCGAGGACATATCGTCCAGAGCCGGGGAATACGCGACCGCATGCAAAAGCTCGCCGATTTCGAAGCGGTGGAATTCGACGTTCCTCGTTTACACGGAGCGGCGAGGATCAAAGCGCTCAAACTGCTTGCCCGCCGTCTTCCCAAAGCGACGCCGCAGGGCGCGGAGCGTTGGCTTTTGAGAGCCGGAGGCAAGGAGCTTCTTGACCGCATGGCCCTGGTGAATCCGGAGCGGCGTTCGCTTCTTTTCCTCTCCGCGGGAAGTACAGCCGCGCCGTATTGTTTGGCTCTCGCCAAAAGATTCAGCGGGAAAAGCTGCGTGGTGATGACGCCCTCCGTCTTGGGCACGAAACCTTTCGATATGGCGGTCGTGCCCAAACATGACGGGCGGCGCGGCGACAACGTTCTGGTCACGCTCGGCGCCCCCAATTCCATTTCTCCGGAGCTTTTGGAGAGCCAAAGCCGGGAACTGCTGAGCGATTATCCTCCGCATCAGAAAGACGCCTGGGGGGTCCTCATCGGCGGCGACGATCTGAACTATTCGATCGCTCCCCTCTGGGTGAACAAAGTCCTGCCGACGCTGCTCAACGCCGCGGCCGACGCCAACGTCGACCTGTATATCACGACCTCGCGCCGCACGCAGGCGGCGACGGAGATGGAGATCGCCAAACTCTGCGGGGACACCAGCGTGGTGCGGATGTTGCTGCTGGCCTCGCAGGATTCCCGCAATCCCGTTCCCGGCATCCTCGGCCATTGCTCGCGCGTCTTCTGCACCGAAGACTCCGTTTCGATGATCTCCGAAGCGGTCACCGCGGGCGTACAGACGGCGGTCATCACCGTCGGCCATCATCACGGCGTCAAACGGCTTCTGCAGGAGGTGACGGAATGGCTCGTGGACGCCCGTCTGCTCTCCACCAAACGTCTGTGGGGCGTACCGCGCTTCAACAGAATGATCGAGGATTTCGAAAACCAGAATTATCTGTGCTTGGTCACCCCCCGCAATCTGGACGACGATCTTCGTCATTTCCTCGAACGGCCGCTTGACGGGATGAAAGGCTTCAACGAAGCCGAAAAAGCCGCGAGGTGGATCCTGAACAGGTGGCTGCCATGA
- the larC2 gene encoding nickel pincer cofactor biosynthesis protein LarC2, producing the protein MKTLYIDCTAGISGNRLIGALLDLKGENADEFDRRMSWLRRYGCTWTVRSAGPNGWGGIEAKPVSSGCETFEFAEIEALLDESKLSSEMKQRAFSAFNALKTAGCVFRSDESGAFLLDACLVFEIVGALALLDTLRVDSVYASPVNVGGRMNAPERSVVSAPVSFFLKGMTVFAREGEHERTTLSGALLLKALSASSESLPAGRLLAGGCGGTAPQGSSEALHVMVLERNDEASLPYLTGKIVVMETNIDDMNPQDYQNLEERLFACGALDVFFTPILMKKMRPAVRLTCVSRAADREKLGEIILRYSTTIGLRWSEVNRMTLKRRIQKFESSVGPVSVKLSRWGDEIVRVTAEYEDLKRISRETGHPLEQLRPLVVSEFRQKEDL; encoded by the coding sequence ATGAAAACTCTGTACATCGACTGCACAGCGGGCATCTCCGGCAACAGATTGATCGGGGCTCTGCTTGATTTGAAAGGAGAAAATGCCGACGAATTCGATCGGCGGATGTCATGGCTTCGTCGCTATGGCTGCACGTGGACCGTCAGGTCCGCAGGCCCGAACGGCTGGGGCGGCATCGAGGCGAAACCGGTTTCTTCCGGCTGCGAGACCTTTGAATTCGCGGAAATAGAGGCGCTTCTCGACGAGTCGAAGCTTTCGTCGGAGATGAAGCAACGCGCGTTCTCGGCCTTCAACGCTTTAAAAACGGCGGGGTGCGTTTTCCGCAGCGACGAAAGCGGGGCCTTTCTCCTTGACGCCTGCCTCGTGTTCGAAATTGTCGGAGCGCTCGCGCTCTTGGATACGCTCCGAGTCGATTCCGTCTATGCCTCGCCGGTCAATGTCGGCGGCCGTATGAACGCCCCTGAACGGAGCGTCGTGTCCGCGCCGGTTTCGTTTTTTTTGAAGGGGATGACCGTTTTCGCCCGCGAAGGGGAACATGAACGAACGACGTTAAGCGGCGCCCTGCTGCTCAAAGCCCTCTCCGCATCCAGCGAGTCTCTTCCGGCAGGCAGGCTGCTTGCCGGCGGCTGCGGGGGAACCGCGCCGCAGGGAAGCTCCGAGGCGCTGCACGTCATGGTGCTCGAGCGCAATGACGAAGCTTCCCTTCCGTATCTGACGGGAAAAATCGTCGTGATGGAGACGAATATCGACGACATGAACCCCCAGGATTATCAGAACCTGGAAGAGCGCCTCTTCGCGTGCGGCGCGCTGGACGTTTTTTTTACTCCCATATTGATGAAAAAAATGCGTCCGGCGGTGAGGCTGACGTGCGTTTCCCGCGCCGCCGACAGAGAAAAACTGGGCGAAATCATTCTGAGATACAGCACGACGATCGGCCTGCGCTGGAGCGAAGTCAACCGCATGACGCTGAAGCGCCGGATCCAGAAATTCGAGAGTTCCGTCGGTCCGGTGTCGGTGAAACTGTCACGCTGGGGCGATGAAATCGTCCGCGTCACGGCGGAGTACGAAGATTTAAAACGCATTTCCCGGGAGACGGGGCACCCCTTGGAACAGCTTCGTCCTCTTGTCGTCAGCGAATTCCGTCAAAAGGAAGATTTATAA
- a CDS encoding 3-deoxy-D-manno-octulosonic acid transferase, with protein sequence MSFYGCVAELLFFAARPFLNRKYDEGNEQRYGRYPDDLPKGALWIHAVSVGEVQSAYPFVREIKRQNPDTPVLLSTITKTGRAMAERLMGTLVQHIYYPWDSPSVLKRALTALRPAAYITIETEIWPEMLFQLRKRRIPAFLVNGRLSESSFQKYRRLRFFWKRVIRRYSLIMTRSERDRQRFIALGAEPERVKTTGDCKVDALIDRKNSADGAGLGEIFAGKEPLILAGSTHEGEEEVVFDAYAELLKVYPGLKLVVVPRHPERGRGLLDEASARKLGQVELMSEARGDWNVLIVDRIGVLFPMYRYVKAAFLGGSLVPKGGQNIMEPAIWGIPFCQGPDYRDFSDATEALKKTGLCTIVCDAREMRDFFDGVLSNGNSDFGRERQEFFAALSGASRRSWDLINDFRSGNSPEKRL encoded by the coding sequence ATGTCGTTTTATGGCTGTGTTGCCGAGCTCCTGTTTTTTGCCGCGCGCCCTTTCCTGAATCGGAAATACGACGAAGGCAACGAACAGAGATACGGCCGCTATCCCGACGATCTGCCCAAGGGCGCTCTGTGGATCCACGCGGTTTCGGTCGGCGAGGTGCAGTCGGCCTATCCTTTCGTCAGAGAAATCAAACGGCAGAATCCGGATACGCCCGTTCTGCTTTCGACAATCACGAAAACCGGCCGGGCCATGGCGGAACGGTTGATGGGGACACTCGTCCAGCACATTTATTATCCTTGGGATTCCCCCAGCGTTTTGAAACGGGCGCTGACGGCTCTGCGCCCCGCCGCCTACATCACGATCGAAACGGAGATCTGGCCGGAGATGCTTTTTCAGCTTCGGAAACGACGGATCCCGGCCTTTCTCGTTAACGGCCGGCTGTCGGAATCGAGCTTTCAAAAATACCGGCGCCTGCGCTTTTTCTGGAAACGGGTCATTCGCCGTTATTCTCTGATCATGACTCGTTCCGAGCGGGATCGGCAGCGCTTTATCGCCTTGGGCGCGGAACCGGAGCGGGTGAAGACGACCGGGGACTGCAAAGTGGACGCGCTGATCGACCGCAAAAACTCGGCCGACGGCGCCGGCCTGGGGGAGATTTTTGCCGGCAAAGAGCCGCTGATCCTTGCCGGAAGTACCCACGAAGGAGAAGAAGAGGTCGTCTTCGACGCCTACGCGGAGCTGCTGAAAGTCTATCCCGGCCTGAAACTCGTCGTCGTGCCGCGGCATCCCGAACGCGGCCGCGGGCTGCTGGACGAAGCGTCGGCGAGAAAGCTCGGCCAAGTTGAGCTGATGTCGGAGGCGCGCGGTGACTGGAACGTTCTCATTGTCGACCGCATCGGCGTGCTTTTCCCGATGTATCGGTACGTGAAAGCGGCGTTTCTCGGCGGTTCGCTCGTTCCCAAAGGCGGTCAGAACATCATGGAGCCGGCGATCTGGGGCATCCCATTCTGTCAGGGGCCTGACTACCGCGATTTTTCGGACGCCACGGAAGCCCTCAAAAAAACGGGACTGTGCACCATTGTGTGCGACGCGCGGGAGATGAGGGATTTTTTTGACGGCGTGCTGTCAAACGGTAATTCCGACTTCGGCCGGGAGCGTCAAGAATTTTTCGCCGCCCTGAGCGGTGCGTCCCGGCGAAGCTGGGATTTGATCAACGATTTTCGTAGCGGGAATTCTCCGGAAAAACGTCTGTAA
- the lpxK gene encoding tetraacyldisaccharide 4'-kinase has translation MNFLTKSYLAYSHGEKTVSPWVILKPLGWLGSVIVRTRRAFYDHGVYASEEPPLPVISVGNLTTGGTNKTPFVEFIAEQLSRWGLKPGIVSRGYGGTTSEPVVVLNGNGDRSVVGDEPLLLSSRLTDVPVAVSSDRMADVAALLNHDIDIVVADDAFQHRRMVRDVDIVLVDATCPFGNGTSLPNGILRELPSSLSRAHAVVISKSDQTSPEALRRLKERISRWVSQERIFYSRLADPLWERWDGERFVPVGESMTAFSLIVFSAIGNPHSFRNTILKSGAAILHEFEFKDHHHYDVNDLQKIEDAARKSGGKAICCTEKDIFNLPRGYVPRVPLYVPRISALVEEPDRFWNVVVQALRPQIVVASNGYGEDAIGAKLARKAAQRFPQAEVCAFPLVGSGIPYKKIGVRILPPLSKSPTGGIIKYHLHDLYREIKAGLFRQISRQLSAWDQLRSSCRTVLCVGDAYLLCHTLWGQGKKALMVATAKTKFISGHWKLESFLYRKGCKKVWTRDEETAVELRQNGVTAVFEGNPIMDLSCDNTKETVPWGEGRRLLVLPGSRERAYKDLGLLLRALSKISERCAIAAVMVPAPSIDIDTLAKTAVGWEFDGLHLRRGMLDIVIYRGEVAEAAQGAELLLGLAGTANQVCAGLGVPVLSVIEKGKLVQKKLLGDSELLVEADADVLAEAALDLLADAGRLAYMSSEGRLRLGQSGALDAVLNYAAEHLGWKKRTFVYDELSKRVKFDG, from the coding sequence ATGAACTTTCTCACGAAGTCCTATCTTGCCTATTCTCACGGAGAGAAGACCGTGTCGCCGTGGGTGATTTTGAAACCGCTGGGATGGCTGGGCTCCGTCATTGTCAGAACACGGCGGGCGTTTTACGATCACGGCGTTTACGCTTCGGAAGAACCGCCGCTGCCCGTCATCAGCGTCGGAAATCTCACCACGGGTGGAACGAACAAAACGCCTTTCGTCGAATTCATCGCCGAGCAGTTGTCCCGCTGGGGGCTGAAGCCTGGGATCGTCAGCCGAGGCTACGGCGGCACAACGTCCGAGCCGGTCGTCGTTTTGAACGGCAATGGCGACAGAAGCGTCGTCGGGGACGAGCCGCTTTTGCTCTCGTCGCGGCTGACGGACGTCCCGGTGGCGGTTTCGAGCGACCGCATGGCGGACGTGGCGGCGCTTTTGAACCACGACATCGATATCGTCGTCGCCGACGATGCGTTTCAGCATCGCAGAATGGTCCGCGACGTCGACATCGTTCTCGTCGACGCCACCTGTCCGTTCGGCAATGGAACCTCTCTGCCCAACGGCATTTTGCGCGAGCTCCCCAGTTCTTTGTCGCGGGCTCACGCCGTCGTCATTTCCAAATCGGATCAGACATCGCCGGAGGCTCTGCGACGCCTGAAAGAGCGGATCTCCCGCTGGGTCTCGCAAGAGCGCATATTCTATTCGCGGCTGGCTGATCCTCTGTGGGAGCGATGGGATGGAGAGCGGTTCGTTCCCGTCGGAGAAAGCATGACGGCCTTCTCTCTGATAGTTTTTTCCGCGATCGGCAATCCGCACAGCTTTCGAAACACGATCCTCAAAAGCGGCGCGGCCATACTCCATGAATTCGAATTCAAGGATCATCATCACTATGATGTGAACGATTTGCAAAAGATCGAAGATGCGGCCCGGAAATCGGGCGGCAAGGCCATATGCTGCACGGAAAAAGACATCTTCAATCTGCCGCGCGGATACGTTCCCCGCGTTCCGCTCTACGTGCCGAGAATAAGCGCGCTCGTCGAAGAGCCCGACAGATTCTGGAACGTCGTCGTTCAGGCGCTTCGTCCTCAGATTGTCGTCGCGTCGAACGGGTACGGCGAAGACGCCATCGGGGCCAAGCTTGCGCGCAAAGCCGCACAGAGATTTCCGCAGGCGGAGGTCTGCGCTTTTCCGCTTGTGGGATCTGGGATCCCTTACAAGAAGATCGGCGTCAGAATCCTGCCGCCCCTTTCGAAATCGCCGACGGGCGGGATCATAAAATATCATCTGCATGATCTTTATCGAGAGATCAAGGCCGGGCTTTTTCGGCAGATTTCCCGTCAGCTGTCCGCATGGGATCAGCTGCGCAGCAGTTGTCGTACGGTTCTTTGCGTTGGCGATGCGTATCTCCTCTGTCACACTTTATGGGGGCAGGGGAAAAAGGCCCTCATGGTGGCGACGGCGAAAACGAAATTTATCAGCGGCCATTGGAAGCTGGAAAGTTTTTTGTACCGAAAAGGCTGCAAGAAGGTCTGGACCCGTGACGAAGAGACGGCGGTCGAATTACGCCAAAACGGCGTTACCGCCGTCTTCGAAGGAAATCCAATCATGGACCTTTCTTGTGATAATACTAAAGAGACCGTTCCGTGGGGCGAAGGGCGCCGGCTTCTCGTGCTGCCCGGCAGCCGAGAGCGGGCGTACAAAGATCTGGGCCTGTTGCTGCGCGCTCTCAGCAAAATTTCCGAACGCTGCGCGATTGCGGCCGTGATGGTGCCCGCACCCAGCATCGATATCGACACGCTGGCGAAAACGGCGGTCGGCTGGGAGTTCGACGGCCTTCATCTTCGCCGCGGCATGCTGGACATCGTTATTTACCGCGGCGAGGTCGCGGAAGCGGCGCAGGGAGCCGAGCTTCTGCTGGGACTGGCCGGAACGGCCAATCAGGTCTGTGCCGGTTTGGGCGTTCCCGTTTTGTCGGTCATTGAAAAAGGAAAGTTGGTGCAGAAAAAACTTCTCGGAGACTCCGAACTTTTGGTGGAAGCCGATGCGGACGTCCTCGCGGAGGCGGCGCTCGATCTTTTGGCCGACGCCGGGCGACTGGCTTATATGAGTTCGGAAGGGCGCCTGCGCTTAGGCCAATCGGGAGCGCTCGACGCCGTTTTGAATTATGCTGCGGAGCATTTAGGCTGGAAGAAAAGGACTTTTGTTTATGACGAATTGAGCAAGCGAGTGAAATTCGATGGATGA